From a region of the Salarias fasciatus chromosome 6, fSalaFa1.1, whole genome shotgun sequence genome:
- the LOC115389539 gene encoding sialoadhesin-like: MTRKAAMSLSAAVRGFVAIILSISVTQGQTDWGVNYGPPEICALKGSTVEIRSTFTYPLRKNGLKTTVEQMFWFIQRENSEPVDLRTDSQYAGRVRYDCGDRKCILSITDLTERDSAEYRFKFITNHPGGSFTGKPGVKLSVTGLKVQIKTTSCRVQYCKWSEMECSSSCVPQPSSYIWYQNGKKIDNSQKLYSAYFYSVASVSCALEGYESFSSPTLCVFSGSCTAVTYANRSICAFRGSSVSISCTYSIRDGADEPQFWFRQRGTTTQPEYVHRDPRYADRTLLKITKTEQSTLTIRNLTKRDSGEYRFKFGKKSDEWTNSLQGMTLTVTDPDIKVQVIWSPVGPKLICHSSCLRPGPSSFVWYKNGERIHSETSFLYGGMVDGADRLSCAYEGYRSDPVYAPTVPKVLMSHSGDVMKDTSISLNCSSDANPPAKYFWYKKNQMLVHEEELLFSSIQPSDTGDYHCEAENDLGSVKSTSVFISVKYAPKPPSVSVSPSGEIVEGSSVTLTCSSDANPAASYSWYRGKQTLSEEQDGLLHFTSISYKDRGNYYCQSKNQHGQTNSMPQYLDVHYGPKLLSVSVSPSGEIVEGSSVNLTCSSDANPAANYSWYREDDVFPLAFSQTFTIDDFRPEHSGSYYCTAQNSRGRQTSNFHQIVVKAKFQKIPNFIRLVLVVLMLILLPVLGLWIKKKKSGNSPTETEACMEVIELDSYPGYENTADLNPDGPEEQEDLQ; encoded by the exons ATGACGAGGAAAGCAGCTATGAGTTTATCTGCAGCTGTGAGGGGATTTGTGGCCATTATTCTCTCTATTTCAG TGACACAGGGTCAGACGGACTGGGGGGTGAACTATGGTCCACCTGAGATCTGTGCCCTGAAAGGATCCACAGTGGAGATACGGAGCACCTTCACATATCCTCTCAGAAAGAATGGACTGAAAACGACAGTGGAGCAGATGTTCTGGTTCATACAACGCGAGAACAGTGAACCAGTGGATCTGAGAACAGACTCGCAGTACGCAGGCCGTGTGCGTTATGACTGTGGTGACAGGAAGTGTATTCTGAGCATCACAGACCTGACAGAGAGGGATTCAGCTGAGTACAGGTTCAAGTTCATCACAAACCATCCAGGTGGGAGTTTTACTGGAAAACCAGGAGTCAAACTGTCTGTCACAg GTCTGAAGGTACAGATAAAAACAACTTCCTGCCGTGTTCAATATTGTAAATGGTCAGAGATGGAGTGCAGCAGCAGTTGTGTCCCTCAACCTTCTTCCTACATCTGGTACCAAAATGGGAAGAAAATTGACAACTCACAAAAATTATATTCAGCATATTTTTATTCTGTGGCCAGTGTTTCCTGTGCTCTGGAAGGCTATGAGAGTTTTTCTTCTCCCACACTGT GTGTCTTCAGTGGTTCATGCACTGCAGTGACTTATGCCAACAGAAGCATCTGTGCCTTCAGAGGATCATCAGTGAGCATTTCTTGCACATACAGCATCAGAGATGGTGCTGATGAGCCACAATTCTGGTTCCGTCAACGGGGGACGACCACACAGCCTGAATACGTTCATAGAGACCCTCGATACGCAGATCGAACTCTGCTCAAAATCACAAAGACAGAACAATCCACACTGACCATCAGGAACTTGACAAAGAGAGATTCAGGAGAATATCGCTTCAAATTTGGAAAGAAGAGCGACGAGTGGACCAACAGTCTCCAAGGAATGACTCTGACAGTCACAG atccAGATATCAAGGTGCAGGTGATCTGGTCTCCCGTTGGTCCAAAGCTGATCTGTCACAGCAGCTGTTTACGCCCTGGCCCTTCTTCTTTTGTGTGGTACAAGAATGGAGAGAGAATCCACAGTGAAACATCCTTCCTGTATGGAGGAATGGTCGATGGAGCAGACAGACTCTCCTGTGCTTACGAAGGTTACCGCTCTGACCCAGTGT ATGCTCCCACAGTTCCCAAAGTGTTGATGAGTCACTCTGGTGACGTTATGAAGGACACTTCAATCTCTCTGAACTGCAGCAGCGACGCTAATCCACCGGCTAAATATTTCTGGTATAAGAAGAACCAAATGCTGGTTCATGAGGAGgagctcctcttcagctccatcCAGCCGTCTGACACTGGAGACTATCACTGTGAAGCTGAGAATGATCTGGGAAGCGTGAAGTCCACATCTGTCTTCATCAGTGTGAAAT ATGCTCCTAAACCTCCCTCGGTGTCGGTGAGTCCGTCTGGTGAGATCGTGGAGGGAAGCTCAGtgactctgacctgcagcagtgaTGCTAACCCAGCAGCTAGCTACAGCTGGTACAGGGGGAAGCAAACTCTGTCAGAGGAACAGGACGGCCTTCTTCacttcacctccatcagctaTAAAGACAGAGGAAACTACTACTGCCAGTCCAAGAACCAACATGGACAGACCAACTCTATGCCACAATACTTAGATGTCCACT atggtCCAAAGCTTCTCTCAGTGTCGGTGAGTCCGTCTGGTGAGATCGTGGAGGGAAGCTCAGTGAAtctgacctgcagcagtgaTGCTAACCCAGCAGCTAACTACAGCTGGTACAGGGAGGACGACGTCTTTCCGTTAGCATTCAGTCAGACCTTCACCATCGATGACTTCAGACCTGAACACAGTGGGAGTTATTATTGTACAGCTCAGAACAGTCGAGGAAGACAGACCTCCAACTTTCACCAGATTGTTGTAAAAG cAAAATTCCAAAAGATCCCGAATTTCATCCgtctggttctggtggttctgaTGCTGATTCTTCTGCCTGTCCTGGGTCTTTGGATCAA AAAGAAGAAATCTGGGAACTCACCAACTGAAACTGAGGCATGCATGGAGGTGATCGAG CTGGACTCTTATCCTGGTTATGAGAACACTGCAGACTTGAATCCAGACGgtccagaggagcaggaagacctTCAGTGA